The genomic interval TACTAATAAACATACCCTGCTTACTCAGAAATCATTTGAATTTATTACATGAGAGATCAAAATAGATTACTAaggtacagtcaacaaaaaagATAAAGATCCACCTTGAGCACAAACGGTTTCATCTAAAATACTCATAGGTGGATGATAATTATATGAATCGAAGTAGAtacatgatttatttatttattgacagttatattttatcataagaatgtacatacaaaatttcatacCTTTCAGTAGATTTTCATTATTAGATTAGATTAGGTTTGTAAGTCAAGAATTTAAACAATCACTTTGTTTTCGTATAACACCCTTTAAGACTCGGGAACGAGTGAAGTTAAGTTAGTAATAGCATTGAAGTGTGCAAGACCCTGTATAAACACAGCCAGTAACGGATAAACACTgagatttaataaaataacaagatGCTATGtcatttacaaaaacaaagcattttgtttactttcaaATCGTTTTAAATTTAACCTTATAAGGTAACGTTGTAATTTATGCCAACCAattaataaagtcacaaatcttctaaccgaactatctaattcaaaataaaagcttaGTGGTAAAAGTGggatgttatttattttgtcgACACGTTTATTTtacactgacactccatcttgtacGTACATTGTTTATCTAAGCCAGTAACGGATAAACATGTCGATTCTAAAACGCTGTGCAATGCTCGAGCATTTCTTCGTCAATGTCCCAGTTTCTTTGTTTACTCATAGCGTTCTTCATTATTCAGCGGCGAAGTGACAGAATGACATtgacaaatatatttattgtgtgGCGCAAATATTCCCGGGGTCGGTTCTGCTATTCAATGTTCGCGCCACGACACTGCCACTACAACGCCGCAGCAATAACATTAAAACAACACGTcactataaaatatacttcGTTTCAGCTAAAACGATTCCTGTGATAGTTTTCAATTTTCGTAATTACGCACAAATACTACCTaatggcaataaaatatttgattatacTTCACACCTCAACCGAAGACGATTACTTTAGATTACTTGCAGCAGCACACGAGATGATGCTGTCTCAGTCACACTCTTTAAAGTCCTACCACTTAATAAACCTGAAAACATCTTCCTTCTCGCTCACTCACTGGCCGGCCGGCAggggcgcgcgcgcgcctTCGTCATTACACGTTTTTGTGTTGTCGAAGTCACACGCGTtcgatatttaaaataattttttgcCGGATTTAAGGAATTTACAGTATTTATTCGTTAAACATGGGGAAAAAACGGAAAAGATCAAGATCGAGGGATAGTAAACGTTTGCGCAAGGAAAATAGGAGGTTAAAATGCTAAAGCGTCGGCGGTTGAATTCTTCGTCGTCGGAAGTGTCACAGGATTCGCATGACACGCTAAATTCGCCCATTGAAAGCGAAAGAGGAGCGGCGGACGGAAACACGATTGTGCTTTCACCTATGCATGCaggtaagtaaaatatatatttttttttttcataaaagtcGTTATTGTTCGTTTACCCGCACTTGAGCAATGTGACCGCGGGTTGCGATGTTGTATTCGATGGACGGGGCCAGCTAGCCGTGGCGTACTATGCGGCGCGCGGGGCTCCACGCCGCCCGCCCAGAGGCTCGTGCCCGCCCTCCTCGGGCTACCTTGTCGGGTCGGTTACCATGCGATCTTGTCATCCGGCTGAAGCACGCCGGGTAACCGGGCCAGGCCGCCAAAAAGACCGCCTATTATGCTTTTAATTAtgcttttaattattattgttattgtggTTTATATTATGAAAGCTGTACATCTGCTTGGTTTAAACGCTgttatatgaatattttacGGACATCCTAAATGGCTTGTTACGTTGCTGGTATCGCGGTACAAACATCCTATACGGATtgttttatgtacctaccccACGTATATCGTGATGGGACGATCATTTGTCAACCTATATGGTTTGTcaattattatgttgtttacAATATGAGGATATTCTATATGGATTTCTCATTTGTTACAGAAGAAGTAGTAGACactgaaataataaatgaaatggatGACAGGGAAACCGAAGCGGACCTAGATCCAGAAATACTTCAGATTTTGGGTGATGACCCATCTAATGAAAACAAATTCGGCGAAGATTTGCATAATCAGATACTGCCTAGATGGAAGCATATTTTGGCAAAGGGCCTTGACAAAGAAGTCAAGTCCGAACTTTGTAAACTATACTTGCCCCCAGAAAACTGTGGGAGTCTAAGGGCGCCCAAGCTTAACCCTCAAGTCAGGCGTTTTTTAAGTGAGCCTAATAAAAAGAAGGAAACTTTTAACGAGAGCAAACAAAATCAACTATCAAGTTGCCTTGCAGCCCTGGGAAAATCACTGAATATAGCACTGTCAAATAAAGGAAATGCAGTTCCGCAAGACATCATAAAGCCTCTTAGTGACGCAGGGCGTCTCCTGTGCAATTTTCACTATAGAGAATCTCAGTCGAGACGTTATGCTATCATAAATGTGATTAACAAAGTCATGCGTGAAACGCTGAAGAACACAATGATTGATGAGTTTCTATTTGGAGCAGATCTGGCCAAACAGTTAAAACAAGACAAGGAGATAACCCGAGTCGCCATGGATTTAAGAACTCCTCGGCCTTCAAGACTACCAGCAGCTGGACAGGTACAAAGAGGAACTTTAAACTACCGGGGGGCGCGGGGTCCGGCCTCGGCAGCGCGCCAGTACCCCTCGGAGCAGAAGCCGCCGGCGTCGTCAGGCGCGGGAGCAGCGACATCTTCGAGAGGCCGGGATCACCGCCGCTACGAGTCTTCGAGCTGGAGGAAGCCCAACGGACGCGGACGGACAACGAGGCGGTAGCCTCTACCTCTAACCAGGAGTGAGCCCAGGTACCTAACATATCGATTGCTGGTAGACTGCGCTTATTCTATGATAAATGGCGTGCTATTACTAATGACAGCCTAATATTATCTTGGATTCTCGGTTATGAGATTCCCTTTAAGGATATGCCTATGCAGCCGTATGCTTCTAGAACTGCGAAGTTTTCTAAATCGGAAACTTTAGCTATTGAGCAATGTATTACTGCTATGTTAAAATCTAATGTGATAAATAGCTGTTCCCACTGTGAATTACAATACATTTCGCCTATTTTTACTGTTCCTAAGCCAAATGGGAAACacagatttattttaattatcaattaataaatttagtaCTGCaatatgttacataaatagaaTGGGTGGTGTGCAACACACACATTTAAATATAGCCCGTGATATATGGCAGTGGTGTGAAGTTCGCGGCCTATTCGTTTTTGCATCTTATGTAAAGTCACCTGACAATGTTGCTGATTACGGTTCACGTTTAATTAATGTCGATACAGTATGGGAACTGGCTGATTATGCATTTACCCAGATTGAGAATGGACAActtttcaaaaaactaaagctgctataaatcgaaaaccatttcgagatttagctctaaaggccacaaaaaaaaaaaaaaaatgtttttgtattttttggatgtatcattttcgagaaattcataaaatagtaaaaaagtggtgatgacgtcatgcatcaggtgcgatgcattttgatgatcaatgcctatagatttaaaaacaaagtaactgtcactttaatttttgattgatgttgacgttttatcgtgatgttgttgtttatttgggtcatttttataaattctgttctgacactttctgactattttttttatttaccatataaaatggttagtacgtaTTAACAGacgacctctatataataggtcccagagcatgccaccgcctacacagctgaaaaaatgcttctgaaaaatgcttctgcttattttttttacatgataagtactttGTAGCATctgaaatatcaatgtcatttgaaaattacCCATATGtaggttggcatgtaaacaaagtttaaatgtcacttgtcagtgtcatttatgttttttttttcgagactaaggcaaaagacacaaataaaaattgagcctaatatgcgacgtcacttccggttttaaaataattaactttaaatttaaaaataacatgcaaaaattaatgtatgtacaaaattaaaaaatatgggtcctctaatttttaataaactttccgaatagctaataaaatatagggtaaagaaaatgaaatgttgtccattgtttTGGTACTCTTGAATTTGATTTGTTTGCGAGTGTACAAAATGCGAAGTACCCAAGATATTCGTCTTGGAAACACGACCCTGATGCAGAATTAATAGATGCTTTTACTTTTAGTTGGCAAAGCCTGAACTTTAACGCGTTTCCCCCCTTTAGCTTAGTAGCAAGAGTACTACAAAAAATCTTATCTGACAAAGCAAATGGGGTTTTAGTGGTTCCTATGTGGCCATCACAAGCATGGTATCCCCTGTGGTCTAGATTAATcgtatcaaaaaaaaaaaaaaaaaaaacttgtatttCAACCAAGTGAGCATCTATTATTCTCTCCTTTCAGGAACTATCATCCATTACATGCGAATCTTACCCTGGTGGCAGCGAGATTATCAGGGAATTGCTAAAACATCGTGGTGTTCCACCAGAATCCCTAGATATAGTTCTAGCATCTTTtgctaaaaatacaatttctcAATATACCTAATTCGAGTTTAAAGGCCTGGTGGAATTTTTGTATTGGGAATCGCATTAATGTTTATGAATCGTCACCAACAAATGTCTTAATTTTTCTGacttaaatttttaattcTGGCTGTGGCTATAGCTCTCTTAATACGTACCGTTCAGCATTGTCAATaattttaggaaaaaaggtTACTACAGATGATTGTATAACTAGATTTTTAAAAGGAACTTACAGACTGAGGCCACCTAGACCTAAATATATGATTTTACATGGGACCCCTtgaatgtattaaattatctttccagtttttttccatataataatgtaagtgTATCTGATTTAGCCATCAAAACTGTGACATTAATAGCTTTAGCTTCAGCTCAAAGAATGCAAACTCTTAGTTTAATCAAACTCAAAAACATACAGTTCCAACAGAATTCAATTCTAATTAAAATACCAGATT from Plutella xylostella chromosome 28, ilPluXylo3.1, whole genome shotgun sequence carries:
- the LOC119693177 gene encoding uncharacterized protein LOC119693177, with translation MLKRRRLNSSSSEVSQDSHDTLNSPIESERGAADGNTIVLSPMHAEEVVDTEIINEMDDRETEADLDPEILQILGDDPSNENKFGEDLHNQILPRWKHILAKGLDKEVKSELCKLYLPPENCGSLRAPKLNPQVRRFLSEPNKKKETFNESKQNQLSSCLAALGKSLNIALSNKGNAVPQDIIKPLSDAGRLLCNFHYRESQSRRYAIINVINKVMRETLKNTMIDEFLFGADLAKQLKQDKEITRVAMDLRTPRPSRLPAAGQVQRGTLNYRGARGPASAARQYPSEQKPPASSGAGAATSSRGRDHRRYESSSWRKPNGRGRTTRR